In Papaver somniferum cultivar HN1 chromosome 9, ASM357369v1, whole genome shotgun sequence, the genomic stretch CTATCAATCTCTTCTTGTGTTTTCCGTTCCTTTTGCTGTAAACAATACAATAATCCAGCTAGTTAACATATGAACAATTTGAATACAGTGAACATATAATGaacataagaataaaaatacaTAACATACCATCTTAGCCTCGAGTCTCTCCCAACGTAGTCTACTGATAGTGTGTGGAGTGGTGTATTTCTTCCTGATTTGTTGCATCCGGAATCTTTTTGTCTGATAAATACGGAACGTCGTTAAATAACAAGACATCACCAAGAACAGTGAACATGCAAGGGTTTAAcgccaaaaaaaataatttattgtgATATAAACACTTACTCTGAATTCCTCCGAGCAAACATGTTTCACGAACTCTTTCCACTCATTGACAGTGCTATTATCTGGTTTCAGTGCTGCCagcttcttctctctttcttctttGTCTAGCTCATCTAAGGCGAGTATCTTCCCGGCTTTCCTTGACCTATACTCTTTAAGATAACATCCCATCTTCCCAACATAGTAATCTTTGTAAAACTCATCGACAACAAACCTTTGCtgcaaatacaagaaaaagagttaaaagagttATAGAGAGAATGTGTAAATCTTCTTGATACATTATATAAGTAAAAGAGTTTGAAATTTTAAGAGTTAAGAAATTACCTGGACAACCGCCCATATGTTATCTTTGGCTTCTTTAGGGACAAGTCTCCAATCCCTGTGTTTTAGTGCGATGTTTCTCCTAACCAGAACTCCCAACACACTTGCAAGCTGCACCGAAGGATCACcaatgggatgatccttattGTTAAAGCTAACAACTTCCTTGCCATTCTTACCATTTGTTAGCCCTAGTGCACTCATCCTTGTTGGGCCACGTGGAACGTACTTTCTTTTCGGTTTTGCCTGCAAAACCCAAGTGTTTTTGCAGTTattaagcaaaagagttaaggatggAAAAACTAACATAAAGATACAAATGAAAATCTTGGACATACAGTCATACCTGAGCTTctgtttcattttcatttccCACACCACGGTCCTCGCCATCGTTCTCATTTTCCTCGTCCTCATTTTCCTCATGATCTTTTCCCACGTTCTCATTTTCCACCTCTTCATTTCCCAtctcttcttgttcatcatcttcatcttcttcgtcttcgcTGTCTTGAAGATATGAGAAAGTATCATTCACATTCCTGACTTGCACATTTGGACATGGCCATGTGTACAATCTCCGCTTTGCATATTTCTGCTTCTTAACAACTTCACTAGAGGGTGCAACTTGAGATGCTCCTGATGTGGACTGTAATGGTTGAGATTTTTCTGGTTCAGATGAGCTTTTCCTTTTCCTAAGTGATGAtcgtgttggatttgtcttttcaGCGACTGGATCAACTGCGCTTTTAGTTTTCCGAGGCGATGATCGTGTTGGAGTAGTTTTTTCAGCATCATGTGGTTCCTCTGAACTGTTCTGAGATGTATTTTCAGCATTATGAGGTTCCTCAGGAGTGTTCTTGAACCTAGGGGATGATCGTCTTGGACTCTTTCCGCTATCAGGATGCTctgaactcttcttcttcttcttcttaggagTTTGTTTCGCAGGAGACTTTTTACTCTGGTCTTTCAAATTGATCTGCAAAATAAATTAAACTAGGTTAATCAAAAGGATATGATGGTCAACAAAATTATTGATACAAGTAAAAAGAAACTGAATCATACGAGATTTGTTACTACCTTGAAAGGAGACACACAGACGATTTTTGCCTGCTTGTTTACTACCTTTTTGGGAGTTGGGACCGACTTGTTGCTCTTTGCTTCTTTGATAACCTGTAACATAAAGTAAAGTAAGTTAATCAAAAGTAGAGAAAGAACATAATTTACACTAAATGCATAAATTGAACTATAAGATATATAAGTCTATACCTTTTTGTTTACCATTACAGACAAAttggtcttcatcttcttccacacGTACGTAGCTACTATAAAAACAGAACCAAAAAatcaaactatcatgttaataatatgaaccctaaagaaatccACATATGAatcaaacttaaaaaaaaatcatgttacaAATCAAACTTCAAATAACCACCAAGCAACTGACAACCGTTGGTTGGAATACCGAAGCCCTGCGCAATTCTCAGTTGAGAATGAGCCAGGAGTTCGGTACTCCCACCAACGGCAATTACAGATTCACTTGATGTCTAGTCATATTGCAAAAAATTGTATTACATGTTGCTGAAAGCTTAACAGACATGGCTATATATAGGTAACATGTTAAAAACAAGTCATTCTTAAAATGTTCTAGTGCACTTGATCtatcatgttaaaaaaaaaatcaatcaacacACAAGAAAAATCTGATCATATGAATGaataaatcaaattcaaaaactaaTTATTAAGACAATGCAATTATGCACCATGAAATCaaactgaaaatgaaaaaaaaaaaactagatgcAGAAACTATTGCATGTCAACAATTTTAATTTCTGTAAATAACTCTAACTCCAAATCAATACACATATGAATCTGTTCATCAAAAATTAAACTCTAAGCCGATTTACAAATGAATCGGTTCGGTAAAAAAACCCTAACTCggctaaaaaaatcaaaccctaatcatAAAATAACTCTAAATCAAACACAAAGAGAATATCAAATTCGAAATCAAACTCGAAATCAAAAAAACATATGAATCGGTCCAAAAAAACCGTAACTCGGCTCAAAAAAAACCTAATCAGGAAATAACCCTTAATCtaaatctacatcaaatgaaaaACCCTAAGTCTAACGCTAAATCAAACATTTCCAATCAAAACTaatcaaaaaaaatgaaacagaaaatgAAAGATAAAACCCTAAGGTGAGATTTATACCTGAGTTGACGCTGAGAAATATGAACTCTTCTTCTATGAAGTTGGGGTTTGTTTTCTGAGTTTGAGGTGAAATTTGAGGTGAAGTTTGAGGTGAACGATGGAGAGACGGAGAGaacgagaaagagaaagagaaagaaaatgagtTGGGGTTTGTTTTGGTCTATGGTCAAAAGTATTCTCATTAGGGGCTGTTTGGGtgggaaaccaaatttggttcgaATTTTAGAAGAATGTGCCCAAATTTAGGCGGGTTGTTTGGGTGGGAAACACACAATCTGCATGCTATTTTTCTTAGCCGTTAGATCAAAATTTGGACGATCCCATTGGTTTGAACAAAGCATACGGATTGagaaagaaaacacaaaatttgGTAAACCAAACAAGGCTTCCTACCGTTAGATTGGCTTGTGATTTGATTTCCTTAAATTTGGTTCGTTGgattaaaaacaattataataaaacCATTTGAAAGGTATAAACTCTAAACCATAAACACGCACagattcgtcaacttcgaaaagtgaacttgttccaagatcgaaaactggccatgagataactactacgagactcgaacttcccaagaacgatggatctttagcaatttacgggtaagattccatgagaatattctcataaaccctaaacacgcacgaattcgtcaacttcgaaaagtgaacttgttccgagatcgaaaactggccatgagataactactacgagactcgaacttcccgagaacgatggatctttagcagtttacgggtaagattcaatgagaatattctcataaaccctaaacacgcacgaattcgtcaacttcgagaagtgaacttgttccgagatcgaaaactggccatgagataactactacgagactcgaacttcccgagaacgatggatctgtagcagtttacgggtaagattccatgagaatattctcataaac encodes the following:
- the LOC113312516 gene encoding uncharacterized protein LOC113312516; the protein is MGNEEVENENVGKDHEENEDEENENDGEDRGVGNENETEAQAKPKRKYVPRGPTRMSALGLTNGKNGKEVVSFNNKDHPIGDPSVQLASVLGVLVRRNIALKHRDWRLVPKEAKDNIWAVVQQRFVVDEFYKDYYVGKMGCYLKEYRSRKAGKILALDELDKEEREKKLAALKPDNSTVNEWKEFVKHVCSEEFRTKRFRMQQIRKKYTTPHTISRLRWERLEAKMQKERKTQEEIDRVKVWTAGHKQKEGKEPNPGVVEALEKIQRAAGEHGADVGSSVTDDLLDKSLGDDKPGRLRGIGYGATKTKMVVKTYYKKIIKECRDSMKEVNERLALLEEKTWSCVCHGASHLHNVSPKSGNASNVVGSTSMNVPHHENDSPISRPMAGGVLEKSKAWRLLSWYNENEVVADAIIAETDPNMKCHGEPIGFAAYKVIVTTSIVDDVILYKQSGELKTVFNVVGTYTTWAKDLILPAI